The DNA window CGCGGATCGGCCGTAATTCGCGGTCGTGGCGGATCGTCAGGCCGACACGCTCGCCCACCAGACGGTTCAGCAGATGCGTCAGGTCGGCCAGCGTTTCGCGCAGATCCAGCGTTTCCAGTTTCAGCGTCTGCTTGCGCGAGAACGCCAGCAACTGGCCGACCAGCGCGGCGGCGCGGTTCGCGTTCTGGCTGATCTGGTCGAGATCGGCGTAATCCGGGTGGCCCTTGTCGTGACGCAGCATCAGCAGATCGCAATGGCCGCTGATCGCCGTCAGCAGATTGTTGAAATCATGCGCCACCCCGCCGGCAAGCTGGCCGATCGCCTGCATCTTCTGGCTTTGGACGAATTGCTCTTCCAGCGTCTTCAGCGCGCTTGCGTCATGCAGCACCGCGATCAGCCCCGAAGGATCTGTGGGATCCGCCGACAGCGCGACCTGAACGTGTCGGTCGCCGTCGCCGTCGCCGGCCCGGGAGGCGCGCAGGCGCAGAACCTCGGGGCGGCCGGTGGCGCGTCCGGCGCAGACATCGTCGATCCAGTCGCCGACCGAACGACCGGGGCCGTCCAGCAGGCTGCCCAGATGGGACTGGCGCCCCTCGCCGGGCAGGCGCGATCCGAACAGCCGCCGGGCGGCGGCGTTGGCCCGGCGGATACGACCGTCGCCGGACAGCCGCAGCAACGCGACGGGCAGCGCCTCGAAATCGTCGCGCGCCTCGTCCTCATCGGGCAGCGGGGCGAGTGCCAGCGCATCGGGCCGGTCGCCGGGGCGGTGGCATGACCAGATCTGCAAGGGGGCGTCGGCGGCACGGCTGACCGCGATGACATCGCCGCAGGACAGTTCCAGCTCCGCGTTGCCACTGCGCAGGGCGCGGCGCGACAGGTCCTGAAGATCGGTTTCGGCATCGGCGCGCAGCCGCGACACCAGGGCCAGGATATTCTGGCCGACGATATCGCTGAAATCGGTTCTTGAGGCACCGTTCTGAAACAGCACCGCCCCGTCCGCGTCGCAGATCCAGATCGGTTCGGGCGCCGCCGCCACCTCGGCCCGGATCGCCTTCAGCGCCCGTCGCCCGGCGATCTGGCGCATCCCGTGGGACACCGACAGCGCACCGCCAAGCAGATACCAGGCGACCGCAACGGTCGCGAACACGATGGCCGCCCGACCCGCGCTGCCGCCCGGCGCCAGCAGCAAGAACAGCCCGCCAAGCGCCATCGGCAGCATCAGAAGCGGCAGGGCCGACAGCGCGCTGCGGGGAATGCCGATCTGATCGTCCCATCTTGTCATGCGAATCGCCTTTCTGCGACCTGTTCGGACATTCTCTAGCGCGCGAGCGTTTAAGATTGGGTTAATCCGCCTGCGACGCGCCATCAGCCCGTCCGGCGAAACAGGGCCAGAAAGAACCCGTCGCCGCCCTGCATCGGCGTCCACAGACGGCGCATGACGGGGGTGAAACCGGGGTGCCGGGCCAGGAACGCATCGGCTTGCGCGTCGTTTTCGGCCCGCAGCAGCGAACAGGTCATATAGGCCAGATGCCCGCCCGGCGCGACCAGACCCGCGACCCGGTCCAGGATCGCGGATTGCGTGCGGATCAGTTCGTCCAGCGCGGCGGGCGTCAGGCGCCATTTGGCATCCGGACTGCGCCGCCACGTGCCCGATCCCGAACAGGGCACATCGGCCACGACCAGATCGAAAGGTCCGCGCGGATCGTCGGTCAGCCGCACCGACAGCCCGGCCCGTTCGGCGCGGGGCGGCAGATCGCGCATCCGCGCCGGATCGGCGTCGTGGGCCACCAGATCCAGACCGCTTTGCCGCCCGCCGATCGCCAGCGTCTTGCCGCCGCCCCCGGCGCAGAAATCCAGCACCCTGTCGCCGGCCTGCACGGGCAGCGCGTCGCACGCCAGTTGCGGGGACAGGTCCTGCAATTCCACCAGCCCGCCGCGATAGGCGGCACTTTGCGCGACGCCGCGTTCGCCCGAGGTGACCTTCAGCGCCGTCGGCAGATCGGGATGCGGGGTGACGGAAATGCCGTCCACGGCAAGGGCATCGACCGCAGCCGCGGATTGGCCGCGCGCGGGATTGACCCGCAGCCAGACCGGTGCACGATGGCCCATCGCCCGCGCGATGCTGGCCGCGTCAGCGCCAAGCGAGGCGTGCCATTGCGGCAGCAGCCAGTCGGGCAGGTCCGCGATATGGGCAATGTCTGCGCTGGCCGGCATCTGCGTCTCGGCAGGGTCCAGCGGTGGCGGCGCGTGCCCATGACCGGTGAAGAACGCATCAGGCTGCTGACCCGTCTCGCGCAGATAGCCGATCATCAGCCCGCGCCCGTTTTGCGCGCCGCCAAGCGCGGCAAGGGTGTTGCGCCGGCGCAGCGCCTCATAGACCAGATCGCGGACTGCGGCCCGGTCGCCCGACCCGGCAAAGCGGCTGGCCCGCGACCAGCGCAGCAGGGCCTGTTCCGCCGGCCGCCCGGCCAGCACATCATCCAATATCCCGATGGCGGCGGCGATGCGTGCAGGCGGCGTCATGGTGCGGCGGCGCAGCGTTGCGCCCTGCCCCGGACCGGGCATGGCCGCGCGTGTCGAAAATCGTGCAACGTCACGTCATTCGCCCGGCTGACGGGTTTCGAACAGCCGCCTTTCGATGGCGTCCAGCCGCGCCAGAACCTCGTCGCGATAGGCGCCGGTGACCTCGTTCTCCTCGGTCTGGTGCGCCTCTTGCATGGAATTGACGATCAGACCCACGACAAGGTTCATCACCGCGAAGGTGGTGACCAGGATGAACGGCACAAAGAACAGCCACGCATTCGGATACACCTCCATCACCGGGCGGACGATGCCCATGGACCAGCTTTCCAGCGTCATGATCTGGAACAGCGAATAGGCCGATTCGCCAAGCGTGCCGAACCATTCGGGGAAGGTGCGCGAAAACAGCTTCGTGGCGATCACGGCGGCGATGTAGAAGATGATCCCCATCAGCAGGAACACGCTGGCCATGCCCGGCAACGCGGCCAGAAACCCCTCGACCACGCGGCGCAGGCGGGGCGTGACCGACACGATCCGCAACAGCCGCAGGATGCGCAGCGCGCGCAGAACCGACAGCCCCTGCGCCGCCGGCACCAGCGCGATGCCGACCACCACGAAGTCGAAGATGTTCCAGCCGTCGCGGAAAAAGCGCAGCCCGCGCGCGACCAGCTTGGCGCCGATCTCGACCACGAAGACCGACAGGCACAGCGCGTCCAGAAACAGGATCAGAGGCCCGAACCGCGCCATGACGGTGGCCGAGGTCTCAAGCCCCAGGATCAGGGCGTTGAACAGGATCACGCCGGTGATGACGGCCTGAACCGACCGCCGGTGGATCAGCACATCAAGCCGTTCGCGCAGGCCGGGGGCCGGCTTAGCTGTGGACGCGGGTATAGGTGCCATTGCCTTCCAGGATCGTGCGGAAGCCGCCCGGTTCGTCCAGCGAGAAGACGATGATCGGCAGCCTGTTGTCGCGCGCCAGCGCGATGGCCGAGGCATCCATCACGCCAAGATGCTTTTGCAGCACCTCGTCATAGGTGACGTCGCCATAGCGTTTGGCATCGGGGAATTTCTTGGGGTCCTTGTCATAGACGCCATCGACCTTGGTGCCCTTGAAGATCGCCTCGCAGTTCATCTCGTTGGCGCGCAGCGTGGCGGCCGTGTCGGTGGTGAAATAGGGATTGCCGGTGCCGGCCGCGAAGATCACGATGCGGCCCTTTTCCAGATGCCGGATCGCGCGGCGGCGGATATAGGGTTCGCACACCTCGTCCATGCGGATGGCGCTGATGACGCGGCAATGCAGGCCCTTGGCCTCCAGCGCGGACTGCATGGCCAGCGCGTTCATCACCGTGGCCAGCATGCCCATGTAATCGGCGGTGGTGCGCTCCATTCCTTGCGCGCTGCCCTGCAAGCCGCGAAAGATGTTGCCGCCGCCGATGACCATGCTGACCTGCACGCCCATCTTGGCCACCGATTCGACCTCGTCGGCGATCCGGCTGACGGTGGGCGGGTGCAGGCCGAAGCCCTGGTCGCCCATCAGCGCCTCGCCCGAGATCTTCAGCATTACCCTTCCGTACTGGGTGGGCGCGGCGGGCGTTCGATCGGTCATGTCCTGTCCTTTTCTGGGCGGTGCGCCGCTTTCATCGCGGCGCAAAATGTCGCAAAAGGCGGGCAGGTTCAACCTGCCGGAATGCCCATGTCCGACCCCGCCCCGTCACCGCCCGATCTGTCACGAATCGATGCCACGCGCCACCTGCTGATCGCCGGCCCCACGGCCAGCGGCAAATCCGCGCTGGCGCTGGCGGTGGCGCGGGCGCAGGGCGGGCTGATCGTGAACGCCGACGCCTTGCAGGTCTGGTCGTGCTGGCGCGTGCTGACCGCCCGCCCCTCGCCCCGGGATGAGGCTGCGGCGCCGCATGCCCTTTACGGTCATGTGACGCCCAACCGCGACTATTCCGTGGGCGACTGGCTGCGCGAGGTCGGCGCCCTGCGGGGTCAGCGGCTGATCGTCGTGGGTGGCACAGGGCTGTATCTGACGGCGCTGACGCAGGGTCTGGCGCCGGTGCCGCCGACGCCCAGGGCGATCCGGGTGCAGGCCGATGCCCGCATGGCCGCACCGGACGGGCTTGCGCGCATGGTGGCACAGCTTGACGCCCGCACGCGCGACCGGATCGACATCCGCAACCCCGCCCGCGTCCAGCGCGCGTGGGAGGTTCTGCGCGCCACCGGGCGCGGGCTGGCCGACTGGCAGGCCGAGACGCCGCCGCCGCTGATCGCGCCGCAGGACAGCCAGCGGGTCCTGATCACCGCCGACAGGGACTGGCTGGCCGACCGGATCGCGCGCCGGTTCCGCGCCATGATCGCCGCCGGCGCGCTGGACGAGGCGCGGGCGATGCTGCCCCGGTGGGACCCCGCGCGACAATGGGCGCGCGCCATCGGGGCGCCCGAACTGATCGCGCATCTGCGCGGCCAGATCGACCTGGCCACCGCGACCGAACGCGCGATCATCGCGACGCGGCAATACGCCAAGATGCAGCGAAGCTGGTTCCGCAACCGGATGCGCGACTGGCAGCCCTGGCCGGCGCAGGGGGATTGACCGAGGGGCGGGACGCGACTGCGAACAGCCCGGCGGCGATCAATCCTGCGGCCTGTCGCGCGGCGCACGCCCGCGAAAGCCGGTGGCGACCACGTATTTCTCGGACGAATCGCTGCGGCTTGCCGGTGGCTTGACGTTCGCGACTTTCTGGAAATTCTGCTTCAGCAAGGTCTGCATTTCGCTTTCGGCGCCGCCCGCCAGCACCTTGGCGATAAAGGTTCCGCCCGGTTCCAGAACGTCCAGCGCAAGCTGCGCCGCCGCCTCGACGAGCGCGACGATGCGCAGGTGATCGGTGCTTTTGTGCCCCGACGAGGCGGCGGCCATGTCCGACATCACCACGTCCGCAGACCCGCCCAGCCACGCCTTGACCCGGTCGTCGGCGCCCTCGTCCAGAAAGTCCAGCTGATGGATCTCGGCCCCGGCGATCGCATCGACCTCTTGCAGATCGACGCCGACGACGCGGCCGACCGGCTTGCCCGATTTGTCGCCCAGGGCGTTGACGCGATCCACCGCCACCTGGCACCAGCCGCCCGGCGCGCAGCCCAGATCGACGACCCGCGCGCCGGGCACCAGAAAGCCGTATTTGTCGTCCAGTTCCAGGATCTTGAAGGCGGCGCGTCCGCGATACCCCTCGCGCCGGGCGCGGACCACGTAGGGGTCGTTCAGTTGCCGTTCAAGCCACAGCTTGCTGCTGAGCTTGCGGCCCTTGGCGGTCTTGACCCGCACCTTCAGGTCGCGCTGTCCGCGCCCGCTGGACTTGCCCGCGCGGCTGGCCGGCTTCTTGGTCATGTCACGCCACTCCCTTCACGCCGTCGGGCGTCAGCACGCCGTCGCGGACCATCTGCGCATACAGCAACCCCTCGCGCAGGCCGCGATCGGCCACCGACAGCCGCGTTGTCGGCCACACCCGCATCAAGGTCTGCAGGATCGCCACGCCCGACATGATCAGCGCGTGCCGCTCTCGGCCGATGCGGGGGTCGCGGCGCCGCCCCTCGGGGCCAAGCGCCAGATAGGAATGGATCACCCGGTCGATCTGTTCGGTCGTCATCTCAAGCCCGTCGACCTTGGTGCGGTCATAGCGGCGCAGGCCCAGATGGCTGGCCGCGACCGTCGTGACCGTTCCCGACGTGCCGATGATCTGGAACCCGCCCTCGGGCGAGCCGTCGGCATAGGGGGCGAAATCGGCCAGCAATTCCTCGAAATACCAGCTCATCAGCGCGAACCGGCCCTGATCGTCCTCGACATCGGCGAACTGGTCGCGCAGCGTCGCCACGCCCAGGGGCACGCTGATCCAGTCCACCACCCGCGCGCCGCCGGGCTGCGGATTGGCGAACCCGTCCGACAGCCGCATGATCGCGCGCGGCCGTTCCAACGGTTCGACATCCTCAAGATCGATCCAGACAAGCTCGGTCGAGCCGCCGCCGATATCGACGACCAGCAGCGTCTTGGTCGTGTGGCTGACCAGCGGCGCGCAGGAAATCACGGCCAGCCGCGCCTCTTCCTCTGTGCCGATGATCTCGACGGGAAGGCCGGTCTCGCGCCGGATGGTGCGCAGGAAATCGCGGCTGTTGCGCGCGCGGCGGCAGGCCTCGGTCGCGACCAGCCGCAGATTGCCGACGCGATGCAGGTCCAGCTTGCGCCGACAGACCTGCAATGCGTGGACGGTGCGCGCCATCGAACTGCGGGACAGCCGCCCCGAAGCCTCCAGCCCATGCCCAAGCTGCACCGGCTTGGAAAAGCTGTCTATGACCTGGAACTGATTGCCGCGCGGTCGGGCAATCAGCATCCGGCAAGAATTCGTGCCGAGATCGAGAGCAGCATAGAGTGCCCCCTCCTCGACTTGGCGGGTGACCGACGGCTCGACCGTGATTTTCGGGAACGCGTCCGCACCCGCAGGACGCCTGGGCGCCATGACGATACGCCCTCCGATAACAAGTTGCTGGAAAGGTAACGTGCCACCCCGCCCCGTTCAAGGGGCGACCGCGCGCGTGGGTGGCCGCGGGACGTGCCCAGGGCGACATGTGCACCGGGCCGCATGTCGCAAACGCCGCGTTCCATGGTCGCAATCGGTGCGCGCGGGGGTGCGATCCGTGGCAGAACGGCAGCGACAGGAAAGGCGTGGACGATGACGGAACTGACCCTTGTCCTTTGGCGCGACATCCCGGCACAGGTGATCCTGGGCAAGGGCCGCGCCGCGCGGCGGGTGCCCCTGTCCACGCGTTTCGAGCAATCCATCGACCGCGCGGCGATGAAGGCGGGGCTGGCCGGCACCGACGATTATCTGGCCCAGTGGCGGCGCCAGCCCGCCACGGCCGACGACCCCGCAGCCCTGGCCGCGCGGATCGAGGCGGAATACGACACCGACCGGCTTCGCGCGCTGATCGCGAATGGCGGCCGCGACCCCGAATGAAGGACGACAGAACATGGCCCTGATGCAGTTCCGGTCCGCGCCGCGCGCGAATGCCCCGCTGGCCGCGTTCCTGCGCGACGCCTCGATCGAGGTGATGCCGCGCACGGCCGCGTCGATCCCGGATCTGACCGCGATCCTGCCCGCCGGCGCACTGGTGTTCGTGGCCCATATCGACGGCACCGACCCGGCCCGGATGCAGGAAACCGTCGCCCGGCTGGCGCGCGACGGGTTCCGCCCCGTCCCCCACATCCCCGCGCGCCTCGTGCCCGACCGCGCCACGCTGGCCGAATGGGTCTCGGCCTATCGCGCCGGCGGGGCCTGCGGCGCCTTGTTGCTGGGCGGCGGCGTGGCAACGCCAAGGGGCGCGTTCCGCGATTCGATGCAACTGCTGGACACCGGCCTGTTAGGGGATATGCCCCGGCTGTTCATCGCCGGACACCCCGAGGGCAATCGCGACATCGACCCGGACGGCGGCGAAGCCGAGGTGATGCGCGCCCTGCGCTGGAAGGCAGACTTTGCGGCCAGAACGGATGCGCGGATGCAGATCGTCACGCAGTTCGCGTTCGAGGCGCAACCGCTGATCGACTGGGCCAGACGGCTGCGCGCCCTGGGCATCGACATGCCCGTCCGCATCGGCGTGGCCGGACCCGCCCGCCTGCAGACGATGCTGAAATTCGCCATCATGTGCGGCGTCGGGCCGTCGCTGCGGGTGCTGCAACGACGCGCTCGCGACGTGACCCGGCTGCTGACCCCGTTCGAGCCGACGGATCTGGTGGGCGCGCTGGCCGCGGCAAAGGCGACCGATCCGGCCTTTCCGATTGCCGCCGCCCATATCTTCCCGCTTGGCGGCATCACCGAAGCGACCGACTGGCTCGCCCGCCAGCGCGGCGACTGAAGGACCGACGATGACCCGCACCGTGCTGGAATCCGCCTCGAAGACCGTCATCATCGGGTTCGACGAACCGTTCTGCGTCATCGGCGAACGAATCAACCCGACCGGCCGCAAGAAGCTGGCGGCCGAGCTGGAGGCCGGCGATTTCGCGACAGTGCGCAGGGACGCGCTGGAACAGGTGGCCTGCGGGGCGATGGTTCTGGATGTGAATGCGGGCGTCGTCTATAACAGCAACCCCGATCCCAACATCACCGAGCCGCCGCTGATGCGGCAGATGATCCAGCTGGTGCAGGATCTGGTCGATGTGCCGCTGTGCATCGACAGCTCGGTCCCCGGCGCGCTGAAGGCGGGGCTGGAATCGGCCAGCGGACGCCCGCTTGTGAACAGCGTGACGGGCGAGGAAGAGCGGCTGGAGACCGTGCTGCCGCTGATCGCGAAATACAACGTGCCGGTGGTGGCGATCAGCAATGACGACACCGGCATCAGCGAAGACCCCGATATCCGCTTTGCCGTCGCCCGCAAGATCGTCCGGCGCGCGGCCGATTTCGGCATCCCGGCCCATGACATCGTGGTCGATCCGCTGGTCATGCCTGTGGGCGCGATGGCGACCGCCGGGCGTCAGGTCTTTGCCCTGGTCCGCCGCCTGCGCGAGGAGTTGGGCGTGAACACCACCTGCGGCGCCAGCAATATCAGCTTTGGCCTGCCCAACCGCCACGGCATCAACGCGGCGTTCCTGCCGATGGCCGTCGGCGCGGGCATGACCAGCGCGATCATGAACCCGGTCCGGCTGGCCGAGATGGAGGCGATCCGCGCCGCCAACATGCTGATGAACCACGATGCCAACGGCGGCGAATGGATCCGCTTTGCCCGCGTGGCCGAGGCGGCGCGCGCCGGAACCCCCTTCGCCGAAGCCGCCAGCGCCGCCGCCACCGGCACCACCGGCGGCCGCAGCGGCCGCCGCCGCAGCCGCGCCTGACGGGCGCGGCGGGCGGGCGATTGGTGTGAAACACCTGCTGCGACTCTGAACTGCCGGTCGTGGGTGACGACGGGCAGGCGGCGTCGCGATTTTTGCGGAAAATTAATTGGTACCCGAGGTCGGACTCGAACCGACAAGCCTTGCGGCGGGGGATTTTGAGTCCCCTGCGTCTACCATTCCGCCACTCGGGCCCCGTCACGTCGCCTAAGGCGGCAAGCGGCGATTTGCAAGAGGGTTCCTGCGTCGTGCGCAGGCCCCATCGGGCGGGATCAGGCCCGGCCCAGCCTTTCCAGCCGCGCCGCGCGCAGCCGGGCGAAATCGTCGCCGGCGTGATACGATGACCGCGTCAGCGGCGTGGCCGACACCATCAGGAACCCCTTGCCATAGGCGGATTTCTCGTATCCCGTGAACTCTTCCGGGGTCACGAAGCGGGCCACGCGGTGATGCTTGGGTGTGGGTTGCAGATACTGGCCGATGGTCATGAAGTCGATATCGGCCGCGCGCATGTCGTCCATGACCTGCAACACGCCCTGCCGATCCTCGCCCAGCCCGACCATGATGCCGGATTTCGTGAACATGGTCGGGTCCAGTTCCTTGACCCGCTGCAACAGGCGCAGCGAATGGAAATAGCGCGCGCCGGGGCGGACGGTCGGATACAGACCCGGCACGGTTTCAAGATTGTGGTTGAACACGTCGGGACGCGCCTCGACCACGGTTTCCAGCGCGCCGGGCTTGGTCTTCAGGAAATCGGGCGTCAGGACCTCGATGGTCGACTCGGGGCTGCGATGGCGGATCGCGCGGATCGTCTGGGCGAAATGTTCGGCCCCGCCATCGTCCAGATCGTCGCGATCCACACTGGTAATCACGACATGGTTCAGGCCAAGCTTCTGCACCGCATGGGCGACGCGGCCGGGTTCGAACACGTCCAGCGCATCGGGCCGCCCGGTCGAGACGTTGCAGAACGTGCAGCCGCGCGTGCAGATGTCGCCCATGATCATCATCGTGGCGTGACCCTGGCTCCAGCATTCGCCGACATTGGGGCAGCCCGCCTCCTCGCAGACGGTGGACAGCCGGTGTTCCTGCATGATGTCGCGCGTGCGTTTGTAGCCTTCGCTGACCGGCGCCTTGACCCGGATCCAGTCGGGCTTCCTGGGCTGGGCCTGATCGGGGCGATGCGCCTTTTCGGGGTGGCGAAGACGGGGCGGCTGCGGGGCGGTGATCTCGGTCATGTCCGACCTTTCGCTGTGTTTCATCCTCCTTAGTCCCAAACAGGGGCTTGATCAACGGCGCGCAACATGCTGCATCTGCACATCCACGCCGCAGCGCGGCATGTGGAGCCGGGGAGGAGAAAATGCAGTTGCAAAGGAGTGTTGAGATGAAGATCGGCAGTGCAGTTCCCCAGGTGACCTTCAAGACCCGCGTCCGCGACGAGTCGGTGGGCGGGCCGAACCCGTTTCGCTGGCAGGACATGACCACGGCGGATTATTTCGCCGGCAAGCGCGTGGTGCTGTTTTCGCTGCCCGGCGCGTTCACGCCCACCTGCTCTACCTATCAGCTGCCCGGTTTCGAAAAATCCTTCGCCCGGATGCGACAGCTGGGCATCGACGCGATCTACTGCATGTCGGTCAACGACAGCTTCGTGATGAACCAGTGGGCCAAGGCGCAGGGCCTTTCGAACGTGCAGGTGATCCCGGACGGATCGGGCGAGTTCACGGAAAAGGCCGGGATGCTGGTGCGCAAGGACAATCTGGGCTTCGGGGCGCGCAGCTGGCGCTATGCCGCGGTGGTCGATGACGGCATCGTCGAGGCGTGGTTCGAAGAGCCGGGCCGTTGCGACGACTGCGCCGACGATCCCTATGGCGAAACATCGCCGGAAAAAGTGCTGGCCTATCTTCAGACCGCGCGCGTGGGCGAACCGGCCTGAACGCGGACGAAACGACAAAGGGCCGCATGCAAGCGGCCCTTTTTCGCGAATTGTCGCAGATCGCGGCGCCGGGCGCCCCGCCTGTCAGCCGATCAGGGGCGATCCGCCGCCATAGATTTCCTGGTAATGGCGTTCCAGCCGCATCAGGGCCAGCCGCAGAACCACCTTGCCAGACCGCGCCGACCAGCCAAGACGACGCTCGGTCATCTCGATCCCTTCCAGAAAGCAGCAGACCCGCAGCACGATATCGCCCATGCCGGGGCCCAGATCGCGCAACGCCACCGCCACCCGGTCGCGCGCCGATTCCGAGCCGCCGCGATAGCCGCCGGCGCTGCGGCCCACATCGATGCCCGAGGTCATGAACCCGTCCCAGTTCTGGGTCACGCGCGGCCCCATCTGCGCCAGTTCGAAATCCTCGCGCAGCCTTTCGCCCGCCGCGACCATGCCCGCCGACAGAAACGGCCGCCCGTCCGCATCGCGTCTGCGCGCCAGGACCAGCAGCGGGCTTTCGGCGATGTTGACGCGCGCCGTCCGCCGGCGCCCGTCCTCGGGGTCCTCGATCCGGCGCTGTTCCCAGATGCGGTGACGCCCGGCATGATCGAAACCGACCGCCGCCTCGGCCATGCCCTCATGCGGGCTGCCGGGCACGGGATCGGCGTCGCGAAAATCGCCCGGACGCGGCATCGCGCGCCGGGTGCGCGACGATGCCAGCATCCGCCGCAGCGCCTCGCGCCCCGCCGGCGCAAGCGCATAGCGTTGCACCCGGCCCCCCTGCCCGCTTTGCACGACCCAGCCTTTCAGCGCCATCGCCTCGGCCTGCCTGCGTTCCAGAACCGCGGTGCGGATGTCGTCGCGCGTCACGATCGCCTTGGCCATGCCCGCGGCCGAGGCCATGACCGCCCCCGGCTCGGCCAGTCGCCGCAGCACGCGCAGGGCGGCGCGTTCGTCGAACGCCGCCTCGGTGGGCGCGGGCGGGGCCGACAACGCCCCATCGACCAGCGGATCGTCGCGCCGCGCCTCGAACCGGCGGATGCGACGCAGGATCGTCGAGGCGTGACAGCCCGCCTCGCGCGCCAGCGCCCTTATCGGCTCGCCGTCCTCGACATGGCGCAGATACAGCCTGGCGTCTTCGGGCAGGTGGGTCCGTTCCGCAGCGCCCTCGGGGGTCTCAGATCGGTGGTCCGCGCCTCCTGTCTCCATTGCGAAATCACCGGTCAAAATGGTCATGTCTCGTCCCTTGTCGTCCTTGGGCAGCCCGGCAGATGGCTCCCCTGGGTTGCGTTAGTTCCTGTAGATGACAGGCTGCTTTCTGCACATAGAGGCGACATTCCCTAACAAAACCTAAAGATTCATTGCCCCCGCGCGCGGTGCAGGAAGGGTTTCGGCAACACACTTTAAAGTTGTGTGAAGCTGTCGGTCCGACATCCAGAAGGACCAGAATCGATGACCGCCATGCCGAACGTGATCGCCTTTCGCCGCCCCTTGCCGCAGACCAGGCTGCGCCGGCCTGCCACGCTGATCCGCGCCGCTCGCGCAGGCCAACCGGGCTGGCGGAGAGAGCGGGATCTGCCCCGGCTTCTGCGCTGCGAGGGTTGCCCGGCGGCGGGCGACGCCCTGCCCCGGCTGCGCGCCCACGAGGCGATGATGAACGAGGCGCGGCTTGACCGTGATCCGGAATACGACATGCAGCGCCACGTTCTGCTGATGATCGCGATCCTGGCCGAGATGCGGGCGGCCGTCGCGGCCGCACCCCAGCCGGTGGCCGTCGCCGAAAGTGCGCTTTTCGCGGGCGTTGCCTGTCCGGCCTTCAGCGGCCCCGGAACAGCGACCCCAGCACACCCCTGACCAGCGCCTTGCCCGACCTTGTGCCCAATTGGCGGGCAAGGCTTTTGCCGAAGGTCTCGGCGATGGTATCGCTGCGTCTGGAACGGCTTTTGGGCGCGGGCTCGGCGGCGTCGCGGCGCGGCTGGTAACGGCGCGCGTTGCGGTATTCCTCGCGGTCCATGTCGAACAGGTCCGCATCGCCGGATGCCGCCTCCTTGCCGTCGGCACCGGCCAAGGCTGCCTCTTCGGCGCGTCGGGACAGGATTTCCTGCGCCGAGTCGCGTTCCAGCCGGGTGGCGTATTTCAGCGCCATGGGCGAGGCCGCGTTCACCCTTTGCCGTTCTGTGTCAAGGATCGG is part of the Paracoccus stylophorae genome and encodes:
- a CDS encoding Ppx/GppA phosphatase family protein, which gives rise to MAPRRPAGADAFPKITVEPSVTRQVEEGALYAALDLGTNSCRMLIARPRGNQFQVIDSFSKPVQLGHGLEASGRLSRSSMARTVHALQVCRRKLDLHRVGNLRLVATEACRRARNSRDFLRTIRRETGLPVEIIGTEEEARLAVISCAPLVSHTTKTLLVVDIGGGSTELVWIDLEDVEPLERPRAIMRLSDGFANPQPGGARVVDWISVPLGVATLRDQFADVEDDQGRFALMSWYFEELLADFAPYADGSPEGGFQIIGTSGTVTTVAASHLGLRRYDRTKVDGLEMTTEQIDRVIHSYLALGPEGRRRDPRIGRERHALIMSGVAILQTLMRVWPTTRLSVADRGLREGLLYAQMVRDGVLTPDGVKGVA
- a CDS encoding virulence factor translates to MTELTLVLWRDIPAQVILGKGRAARRVPLSTRFEQSIDRAAMKAGLAGTDDYLAQWRRQPATADDPAALAARIEAEYDTDRLRALIANGGRDPE
- a CDS encoding methylenetetrahydrofolate reductase translates to MALMQFRSAPRANAPLAAFLRDASIEVMPRTAASIPDLTAILPAGALVFVAHIDGTDPARMQETVARLARDGFRPVPHIPARLVPDRATLAEWVSAYRAGGACGALLLGGGVATPRGAFRDSMQLLDTGLLGDMPRLFIAGHPEGNRDIDPDGGEAEVMRALRWKADFAARTDARMQIVTQFAFEAQPLIDWARRLRALGIDMPVRIGVAGPARLQTMLKFAIMCGVGPSLRVLQRRARDVTRLLTPFEPTDLVGALAAAKATDPAFPIAAAHIFPLGGITEATDWLARQRGD
- a CDS encoding methyltetrahydrofolate cobalamin methyltransferase; the protein is MTRTVLESASKTVIIGFDEPFCVIGERINPTGRKKLAAELEAGDFATVRRDALEQVACGAMVLDVNAGVVYNSNPDPNITEPPLMRQMIQLVQDLVDVPLCIDSSVPGALKAGLESASGRPLVNSVTGEEERLETVLPLIAKYNVPVVAISNDDTGISEDPDIRFAVARKIVRRAADFGIPAHDIVVDPLVMPVGAMATAGRQVFALVRRLREELGVNTTCGASNISFGLPNRHGINAAFLPMAVGAGMTSAIMNPVRLAEMEAIRAANMLMNHDANGGEWIRFARVAEAARAGTPFAEAASAAATGTTGGRSGRRRSRA
- the lipA gene encoding lipoyl synthase encodes the protein MTEITAPQPPRLRHPEKAHRPDQAQPRKPDWIRVKAPVSEGYKRTRDIMQEHRLSTVCEEAGCPNVGECWSQGHATMMIMGDICTRGCTFCNVSTGRPDALDVFEPGRVAHAVQKLGLNHVVITSVDRDDLDDGGAEHFAQTIRAIRHRSPESTIEVLTPDFLKTKPGALETVVEARPDVFNHNLETVPGLYPTVRPGARYFHSLRLLQRVKELDPTMFTKSGIMVGLGEDRQGVLQVMDDMRAADIDFMTIGQYLQPTPKHHRVARFVTPEEFTGYEKSAYGKGFLMVSATPLTRSSYHAGDDFARLRAARLERLGRA
- a CDS encoding peroxiredoxin; amino-acid sequence: MKIGSAVPQVTFKTRVRDESVGGPNPFRWQDMTTADYFAGKRVVLFSLPGAFTPTCSTYQLPGFEKSFARMRQLGIDAIYCMSVNDSFVMNQWAKAQGLSNVQVIPDGSGEFTEKAGMLVRKDNLGFGARSWRYAAVVDDGIVEAWFEEPGRCDDCADDPYGETSPEKVLAYLQTARVGEPA
- a CDS encoding DUF6456 domain-containing protein — translated: MTILTGDFAMETGGADHRSETPEGAAERTHLPEDARLYLRHVEDGEPIRALAREAGCHASTILRRIRRFEARRDDPLVDGALSAPPAPTEAAFDERAALRVLRRLAEPGAVMASAAGMAKAIVTRDDIRTAVLERRQAEAMALKGWVVQSGQGGRVQRYALAPAGREALRRMLASSRTRRAMPRPGDFRDADPVPGSPHEGMAEAAVGFDHAGRHRIWEQRRIEDPEDGRRRTARVNIAESPLLVLARRRDADGRPFLSAGMVAAGERLREDFELAQMGPRVTQNWDGFMTSGIDVGRSAGGYRGGSESARDRVAVALRDLGPGMGDIVLRVCCFLEGIEMTERRLGWSARSGKVVLRLALMRLERHYQEIYGGGSPLIG
- a CDS encoding DUF6477 family protein; protein product: MTAMPNVIAFRRPLPQTRLRRPATLIRAARAGQPGWRRERDLPRLLRCEGCPAAGDALPRLRAHEAMMNEARLDRDPEYDMQRHVLLMIAILAEMRAAVAAAPQPVAVAESALFAGVACPAFSGPGTATPAHP